A stretch of Lathyrus oleraceus cultivar Zhongwan6 chromosome 6, CAAS_Psat_ZW6_1.0, whole genome shotgun sequence DNA encodes these proteins:
- the LOC127096516 gene encoding uncharacterized protein LOC127096516 → MTSLRNGKVGVNSFIVAENGKVRVNSFIVAGNGKVGVNSFIVAGNGKVGVNSFIVAGNGKFGVNSFIVAGNGKVRFNSFIVVGNGKVGVNSFIVAGNGKVGVNSFIVAGNGKVGEMEKLELISFIVAGNGKVGDNSFIVAGNGKVGVNSFIVAGNGKVGVNSFIDAGNGKVRVNSFIVARNRKVGVNSFKVAGNGKVGVNSFIVVGNGKVVDNSFIVAGNGKVVVNSFIVAGNGKGGDNSFIVAGNGKGGDNSFIVAGNGKAGVNSFIVAGNGKVGVNSFIVAANGKVGVNSFIVAGNGKVGVNSFIVAGNGKVGVNSFIVAGNGKVGVNSFIVARNGKVGVNSFIVA, encoded by the exons ATGACTTCATTAA GAAACGGAAAAGTTGGAGTTAATTCATTTATAGTTGCAGAAAATGGAAAAGTTAGAGTTAATTCATTTATAGTTGCAGGAAATGGAAAAGTTGGAGTTAATTCATTTATAGTTGCAGGAAATGGAAAAGTTGGAGTTAATTCGTTTATAGTTGCAGGAAATGGAAAATTTGGAGTTAATTCGTTTATAGTTGCAGGAAATGGAAAAGTTAGATTTAATTCGTTTATAGTTGTAGGAAACGGAAAAGTTGGAGTTAATTCGTTTATAGTTGCAGGAAACGGAAAAGTTGGAGTTAATTCGTTTATAGTTGCAGGAAATGGAAAAGTTGGA GAAATGGAAAAGTTGGAATTAATTTCTTTTATAGTTGCAGGAAACGGAAAAGTTGGAGATAATTCGTTTATAGTTGCGGGAAATGGAAAAGTTGGAGTTAATTCGTTTATAGTTGCAGGAAACGGAAAAGTTGGAGTTAATTCGTTTATAGATGCAGGAAACGGAAAAGTGCGAGTTAATTCGTTTATAGTTGCAAGAAACAGAAAAGTTGGAGTTAATTCGTTTAAAGTTGCAGGAAATGGAAAAGTTGGAGTTAATTCGTTTATAGTTGTAGGAAACGGAAAAGTTGTAGATAATTCGTTTATAGTTGCAG GAAATGGAAAAGTTGTAGTTAATTCGTTTATAGTTGCAGGAAACGGAAAAGGTGGAGATAATTCGTTTATAGTTGCAGGAAACGGAAAAGGTGGAGATAATTCGTTTATAGTTGCAGGAAACGGAAAAGCTGGAGTTAATTCGTTTATAGTTGCAGGAAACGGAAAAGTTGGAGTTAATTCGTTTATAGTTGCAGCAAACGGAAAAGTTGGAGTTAATTCGTTTATAGTTGCAGGAAATGGAAAAGTTGGAGTTAATTCATTTATAGTTGCAGGAAACGGAAAAGTTGGAGTTAATTCGTTTATAGTTGCAGGAAATGGAAAAGTTGGAGTTAATTCGTTTATAGTTGCAAGAAACGGAAAAGTTGGAGTTAATTCGTTTATAGTTGCATGA